In Crinalium epipsammum PCC 9333, the genomic window TCTCTACATCAAGTACATACTGCTCAATGCCTACATAAGTTTTATCCACGCCAGGAACTAGCCATTTTTGAGAAATTGCTAAATCATAAATAGGACTATTTTTGTCGATTTTAATCCCCTTCTCGAAATAAGCGTGAACTTGCATCCCTTGTTGGTGTGCCTCATCAATCAACCAATCTAACCATCTGTCTTGAAACTGGTTGGGACAACTGCTATAACCCAGAGTTTGCTGCATAACGTCGCTCTTGTACATCGTACAACCATTGCCCCAAACCCCATGAATAATTGTATTAATTCCTTGAGAGCGATAGTAACGAACTCTTGCACGAATTGTTTGTTCGTCGGCATTATTGGTGACTTGGTAGCGACTTAAATAAATTCCTCTAATTACTTTTTTCTCCCAGGGCGTTGGAGGTAATGGTTTCTTTTGGGGACTGATTGTTTCTGTTGATGCTGACTGATTATTAGGAGTAGGATCGTTCCTGCTTGATAAAGAGGGCGTAGGGGATGAAAAAATTGTTGGGATCTGATTTACTTTCGGAATAGTTATTTCTTGAATCTTAGATAAAAGGTGGCTGATGTCTTGATTTCCTTTCTGGCTAAACCACCAATAAGCACCCCCTAAGATAGCTAGTATTAGTGAGAACGGAATACTTGAGCATCCACATCCATTTGGCTTTTTATTTTGAGAGGACATAGTTCATTTGCAGCAGTCTACACATCATAACTCCTCACTACGAGTCAGAGTTCCTCAGTAGTTGATCGGTTTGGTCAGGCTGAAACTGACCAAAGCATCCCAGGAAAGCGATCACTTTCCTGATGAATGTAAAGAAACACCTATGTTTCTTGTAAGAGGGTTTGTAGTATATTGATTTACAGCAAAATTCTTCCTAAAAAAATGGCGTTAACTCTAGGAAATTTTGCTAAGAAATTCATCTGCTTGAATTGCTAATGCTGTGCTTTCGGAATTGGGTTCACTGCGATAGGTATAAGCAACTCTAGCTCCCAATTGTTGCAATAAATGAACGATCGCTGCTCCACTGCCTCGATTTCCACCTGTAACGAGAATTACTTTGTCTTTTAGTCCTAAAAATTCCATTCAGCCAATATCCTTCCTTGCCAGTTAAAGCAGTTCTACAGCGATCGCTGTTCCACCGCCTGTGCCATGACAAATTGCCGCTAAACCCATCTGTTTGTCTTGCTGTTGCAGCGCGTTCAACAAAGTAACGATGATGCGTGCGCCTGATGCGCCAATGGGATGCCCTAGTGCGATCGCACCCCCGTACACATTTAATTTTTCGTAAGGAATGCCTAATTTGCGATGAAACAAAACGCTACTCAGAGCAAACGCTTCGTTATTCTCAAATAAGTCAAAATCATAAATCGAGAGCTTGAGTTTATCTAACAGTTTGTTAACTGCCAGAATCGGAACTTCGGGAAACCGCCACGATTCGCCCCCAATCCATGCTCCACTCATAAATCGAGCAATCGGCTTAAGTTTATACCTTTCTACTGCCGATTTACTCGCCAAAACCAAAGCAGCCGCTCCATCAGAAATTTGACTGCTGTTGCCTGCGGTAAATACGCCATCCTCTTGAAAGGCAGGTTTGAGTTTAGCGAGACTTTCTAAGGTGGTTTCTGAGCGAATTCCTTCGTCTCGATCAATTATTTGTGTTCCTTTCTTACCAGTAACCTCAACTGGAATGATTTCTGACTGAAACCAACCTTTATCAGTGGCGATCGCAGCACGTTGTTGTGATTTCAGGGCAACTTCATCCAGTTCAGCCCGTGTTACCTGATAAGCGGCGGCTAATCGCTCTGCCTGGGTTCCCATCGTTTCCGCAGTTGTGGCATCGGTAAGTCCGTCATAGAGCAACAGATCTGTGACTTGTTCAGGTGATCCTAGCAACGTTTTGTACCCCCAACGGGCGCGGTGCGACAAAAAGAAACCCGTCTGGGACATTGATT contains:
- a CDS encoding family 10 glycosylhydrolase, producing the protein MSSQNKKPNGCGCSSIPFSLILAILGGAYWWFSQKGNQDISHLLSKIQEITIPKVNQIPTIFSSPTPSLSSRNDPTPNNQSASTETISPQKKPLPPTPWEKKVIRGIYLSRYQVTNNADEQTIRARVRYYRSQGINTIIHGVWGNGCTMYKSDVMQQTLGYSSCPNQFQDRWLDWLIDEAHQQGMQVHAYFEKGIKIDKNSPIYDLAISQKWLVPGVDKTYVGIEQYVLDVEIPEVASFFKNILVEFVQKYPKIDAVQWDDYLGYYAELPGKVDRTKSLTNFVQPMITAMKQANSSVSFDICHHNPYWAKRYFAADWQKWQVDRVFIQAYNEANFKPELNYAKNYAGIAISERQFHHLKELVDDSAIKSILVFPLSGKPEETASQLNSLITNNN
- the phaA gene encoding acetyl-CoA acetyltransferase PhaA, with the protein product MQEAYIVSAMRTPLGRFGGGLAGFSPVDLGAIAMQAALERASVPKEALDLYILGNVLRAGHGQSLPRQAAFKAGIPETVDGYAVDMVCSSGMMSVINAATAIRAGEAEIVLAGGMESMSQTGFFLSHRARWGYKTLLGSPEQVTDLLLYDGLTDATTAETMGTQAERLAAAYQVTRAELDEVALKSQQRAAIATDKGWFQSEIIPVEVTGKKGTQIIDRDEGIRSETTLESLAKLKPAFQEDGVFTAGNSSQISDGAAALVLASKSAVERYKLKPIARFMSGAWIGGESWRFPEVPILAVNKLLDKLKLSIYDFDLFENNEAFALSSVLFHRKLGIPYEKLNVYGGAIALGHPIGASGARIIVTLLNALQQQDKQMGLAAICHGTGGGTAIAVELL